Genomic segment of Kibdelosporangium phytohabitans:
CGAACCGCGCCCTGACCTGACGGCAGAACACGCCACGCGCTCGCAGCGACTCGATGATCCCCAGCAGCACTTCGGCGTCACCGGACAGCATCGTCGAATGGTCGCTGTTCACCGCGCCCACGCTGACGACGTCCGTGTGGGCACCGATCGCCGCCTGTGCCTCGGTTTCGGTCAGCTGCACCGACCACATCGCGCCTTCGCCGGGGAAGGCCGCCATCAGCGTGCTCCGCCTGCAGACCACGGCCGCCGCGTCGCGAACCGACAGCGCGCCGGCTGTCGCCGCGGCCGCGCACTCGCCCATGCTGTGCCCGATCACCAGGTCCGGTTCGACACCCCACGACCGCCACACCGCCGCGAGCGAGACCTGCATCGCCCACAGCGACGGCTGGATGACGTCCAAAGTGGTCATCGGCTCGTCGGAGCGCAACCGGTCGATCACCGACCAGCCGAGCTCCTCGCAGACGGCCAGGTCGCATTCGGCCATCCGCTCGGCGAACACGGCGTTGCCCGCCATCAGCTCGCGGCCCATGCCGGTCCACTGCGAACCCTGACCGGGGAACACGAACACCACGCGCGGCTCGCCGGTCAGCTTGAGGTCCTTGCCGAGCGGGAACGTCGCCCGCCCGCCGGACCCGAAGTCCCGCAGCTGCTCCGCCAGCGCTGTCGGATTGGACCCGGACACCGCCAGCCGGAGGTTGTGCGGCGTGCGGCGCGTGCCCGCGCTGAAGCAGACGTCCGCCGGGCGCTCGGCTTTGTCCACTGTGTCCGCGTAGGCGGATGCGAGCTGCCGCAACGCGTTCGGGTCGCGTGCGGACAACGGCAGGACCATCGGCTGCTCGTCGTGGTGTGCCGGTGCGGCTTCGGTGTTCCGCGGTGGCGCCTCGGTCAGGACGACGTGCGCGTTCATCCCGTACGTGCCGAGCGCGGTGACACCGGCCATGGCCGGGCGGCCCCGCTCCGGCCACGGCCGCGCTTCGAGCGCCAGTTCGATGGGACAGCCCTCTTCGTCGAGCACGCGGTGCGGGGTGCGCACGTGCAGCGTGCTCGGGATGACGCGGTTGTGCAGCGCCAACGCCGTCTTGAGCAGCCCGGCCAGTCCGGCGGCGACTTCGAGGTGCCCGACGTTGGACTTGGCCGACCCCACCACACAGCGCTGGTCGAGCGGCCGTCCCACCCGCTCGAACTCGGTACGCAGGAACCGGCTCAGCGCACCGAGTTCGGCCGTGTCGCCTTCGGTCGTGCCGGGACCGTGCGCCTCCACGTAGTCGAGGTTGCCCGGGTCGGCACCGGCCGCGCGGTACGCGACCCGCAGCATGTCCTCCTGGCCGCCCGTCCCCGTGTCGGTCAACGACTGGCCCTGCCTGCCGTTGCTCGTCATCGAGCTGCCGAGGATCGTCGCGTAGATCCGGTCGCCGTCGGCCAGAGCCTTGGACAACGGCTTGAGCACGACCGTGACAGCCCCTTCGGCACGGACGAACCCGTCGGCCGCGTCGTCACCGAACCGGCAGCGGCCGGTGGGCGAGAGCAGGCCTGCTTCAGCGGCACCCATGTCCAGTTCACGGCACAGCAGCAGGTTGACCCCGCCGACGATGGCCATCTCGATCTCGCCGTTCTGGATGGCCTGTGTGGCCAGGTGCACGGCGGCGAGTGAAGACGCGCAGGTGGCTTCCGTCCCCAGAGCCGGCCCGCGCAGGTCGAGCAGGTGCGCGATGCGGCCGGCGGCCACCGAGTAGCGGGACGCTCCCAGCAAGGCGTGCATGTCCGTCATGCCTGCCGTGGTGAGCAGATCCCAGTAGTGCGAAACGAAACAACAGGTGTAGGCACCGGTCATGCTGCCGGCGAGCTGGCGCGGGGTGAGCCCGGCGTCCTCGACGGCCTCCCAGACGGTCTCGAGGAGCAGCCGCTGCTGCGGGTCGAGGCGGACGGCCTCGTACGGTGACATTTCGAAGAAGTGCGCGTCGAAGGCGTCGATTCCGTCGACGAATCCGCCTTCCCGGTCGTCGGGCTGCCGGTGCGCGCTGTCGTTGATGGATTTCAGCAAATCCAGGGCACGGCGTTCGGCCGACATCGGCGCGATGGTGTCGACGCCCGCGCCGAGGATCTCCCAGAAAGCGTCGACTGTGGGAGCACCTGGTAATCGGCAGCCAGCCCCGATAATCGCGACCGGCTCGCGCCGGCCGTCATGCACCGACATATGTGACATGGCAACCCTTCCCCAAGTTAGGCGCCCCCGCGGCCATTCGGCGTATCCGCGGGAGTTGTGTTCCCCTCGTTTCGAAGGCACTGCCGGGATGGAAATCCATGTTACGGAAAATGCCATCGAAAGTGCCGTCGGCCTGGCTCACTCCAACCGTGGCACCGACAATTGCGTAGAACGCTAGTTCGGTCAACAAAGAACTAACGGAATCCGTCACCTGCCGGATGACCGTGGTCAAGATCATCGAGTGTCGGATCATCCGAGGGCTGCGCCGGAACGTGGAAGGCGACCAGGCAGGGGGCGAATTCCGCGCCCTGCACCACGATCACCCTGCTCGGCTGGATGCCCAGCCGCGGGTGCCGGAACCTGCGAACCCGGCTGCGCAGTTCCCGCACGTCGTGCCCGTCCCACAGGCGCTGGAAGTCCGGGTCCTGCTTGAGGTCGTCGACGAGCGCCTTCAGCCGGTTGTCGCCGCCCCACGGCGCGATCAGCGACCGCCAGCGCGCCACCACGTCGGCGGCGTCGTTCTCCCAGTCGTCGATGCGTTTCTTGCCCTCCGCGCCGAACAGCCAGCGCATCATGTTGCGCTCGGCGGGCGGCAGGACGCTGAAATCGGTGTACCACTCGGCCGCGGCGCGGTTCCACGCGATGACGTCGCAGTAGAGGTTGGCGCCGTAGACCGGGTACGGGATGTCCTGCGACGAGGTCACCAGCCGCTTGACGAGTTCCTCCGCGGAGATCTCGCCTTTCAGCGGTTCCGGCGGGGTGGTCCGGCCATGCGCCAGCCGGTGCATGTACCTGCGTTCGTCCTCGGTCAGGCCCAGCACCCGCGCGAGGCTGTCGAGCACCTCGGGGGACGGGTGGATGTCGCGGCCCTGCTCGAGGTACGTGTACCAGGTGGGGCTCAGCCCGGCGAGCACGGCGACTTCCTCGCGGCGCAGACCCGTGGTGCGGCGCCGGGGCCCGGCCGGCAGCCCGACTTCCTCCGGTGTGATCCGCTCACGCCTGGTGCGCAGGAAACCGGCGAGTTCGCGTCTGTTGCTGTCCGTCGTCGCCACCGGGCCCGTCCTGCTCCGCCTCAACGCGTCCGGCTGTGCGCCCGCAGGTCACGCGGGTCGGTCGAGGGCAGGTCTCGGGACACCCGGCTCATCGTAGGGGCGTAGTCGATCGTCCGGGACGGTGACTGGGATAACCCGCGTTTTCATTCGCAGATGACACCCGAACGGACGAATCGGGCTATCGAGGGCGAACCGCTCAGCCTGGTACTCGCGGTACCACCACAAACGCGCTCTATCCGCTCGTGGCGCGCCGCCCCCATGCTCGTGTTCAGCAGCACAGTGGGTGTGGCGCAGTCGGGAAGGACATGTCGATGGGCGCAGCGATGTGGATGGTGGCGGTCCGGGACGCTGACCAGCGACGGGAGATGACGACGTGGTGAGTGTGCTCGCCGCCGTGGCCGGCGTCCTCGTGCTGATGGTGGTCTGGTCCAGCGTGCTGCGGACCGTCCTGATCCCGCGCCGGACGTCGTCGCGGATGGCCCGCTGGACCGTGCGGCTGGCCGCGGCGGCGGGGACGGCCGTCGCGCGCAGGCTGCCGCGCCGGGCGTGCGAGTCGGTGATGGACTTCTGCGCACCGGTCAGCCTGCTGCTGATGATGATCGGCTGGCTGCTCGGGCTGGGGCTCGGGTTCGCGCTGCTCGCGCTCGCCGCGGGGGTGGCGTTCGACGCCGACGCCATGCTCCGGTTCTTCGAGCTGAAGCTGGCCGGGACGGCCGGTGTGCTCGCGGTGTTCGCGGCGGTGTCGGTGACTGTCGTGATCGCGGTGTTCCTCGCGCACGTGGTGCGGTTCGTCGACGCGTACAGCAGGCGCGAGCGGTTCGTGAACCGCCTGGCCGCGCAGGCCTCCCAGATCCCGGACGGGGACCGCGTGCTCGCGGACTACCTGCGTTCGGGGTCGCGGGACAACCTCGACCACCACTTCGCCGAGTGGGCGGACTGGCTGGCCGACATCCACGGCAGCCACGTCTGCTACCCCGGGCTGGTGTACCACCGGCCGTCCGGCGACCTGTGGTGGCCGCACGCGGCGATGA
This window contains:
- a CDS encoding helix-turn-helix transcriptional regulator, which gives rise to MATTDSNRRELAGFLRTRRERITPEEVGLPAGPRRRTTGLRREEVAVLAGLSPTWYTYLEQGRDIHPSPEVLDSLARVLGLTEDERRYMHRLAHGRTTPPEPLKGEISAEELVKRLVTSSQDIPYPVYGANLYCDVIAWNRAAAEWYTDFSVLPPAERNMMRWLFGAEGKKRIDDWENDAADVVARWRSLIAPWGGDNRLKALVDDLKQDPDFQRLWDGHDVRELRSRVRRFRHPRLGIQPSRVIVVQGAEFAPCLVAFHVPAQPSDDPTLDDLDHGHPAGDGFR
- a CDS encoding type I polyketide synthase; amino-acid sequence: MAFSVTWISIPAVPSKRGEHNSRGYAEWPRGRLTWGRVAMSHMSVHDGRREPVAIIGAGCRLPGAPTVDAFWEILGAGVDTIAPMSAERRALDLLKSINDSAHRQPDDREGGFVDGIDAFDAHFFEMSPYEAVRLDPQQRLLLETVWEAVEDAGLTPRQLAGSMTGAYTCCFVSHYWDLLTTAGMTDMHALLGASRYSVAAGRIAHLLDLRGPALGTEATCASSLAAVHLATQAIQNGEIEMAIVGGVNLLLCRELDMGAAEAGLLSPTGRCRFGDDAADGFVRAEGAVTVVLKPLSKALADGDRIYATILGSSMTSNGRQGQSLTDTGTGGQEDMLRVAYRAAGADPGNLDYVEAHGPGTTEGDTAELGALSRFLRTEFERVGRPLDQRCVVGSAKSNVGHLEVAAGLAGLLKTALALHNRVIPSTLHVRTPHRVLDEEGCPIELALEARPWPERGRPAMAGVTALGTYGMNAHVVLTEAPPRNTEAAPAHHDEQPMVLPLSARDPNALRQLASAYADTVDKAERPADVCFSAGTRRTPHNLRLAVSGSNPTALAEQLRDFGSGGRATFPLGKDLKLTGEPRVVFVFPGQGSQWTGMGRELMAGNAVFAERMAECDLAVCEELGWSVIDRLRSDEPMTTLDVIQPSLWAMQVSLAAVWRSWGVEPDLVIGHSMGECAAAATAGALSVRDAAAVVCRRSTLMAAFPGEGAMWSVQLTETEAQAAIGAHTDVVSVGAVNSDHSTMLSGDAEVLLGIIESLRARGVFCRQVRARFASHSPHVEPLLPKVVAAVGDIRPVAGQVPIHSTALDHRVDGSGFGAEYWATNLRSPVRFANAVRGALTEHPNTVFIEVSAHPVLTVSIDDVIEAVGADAVALPSLHRDSPEVPSLHASLGTAYTRGCDPDWRQVNQGRYVPLPSYPWQRRRYWADPALQEQVATAVDAAISARDRVQTVDSLTRDMRLQLAAVLSMSPDLIDPTAPLSFSGVDSLLAAKLRSRMKQELDLHIPLRDFLSSRSLSDIATQAHRASAQDS